In Sphaerospermopsis torques-reginae ITEP-024, the genomic window AATTGATACCGATAATAATCAATAAAATCCCATAAAATCCACCTATTAAGAATTGCTGAGTTAAATTATTTTGATAGTATGTAACAGGTTGCCAAAGAATCACATTCATAGCAATAGTTCCCTGACTGGTAAACCGCAAGTAAATAGTTTTTTCTTCTTTCTTTTCTTCACCCATTGCTAAGGGGAGAACAAACACAAGATTACTATCACGCAGTTCACGTCCAGAAAAAGGAAGTTTCCGGCCAATTTGTTTTTTAATCCAAGAATTTCCTTGAGGAATATATAACTCTACCTGATCTATATTGTTAGGTCCACCTTGCAGATACCATTCTGAGGTAATATTGCTTTCGTTGCGTAATTTTACTCTAGCCCAAGTTGCAGCACGAGAAAAACCCATATTAGGAATATCAGATTGACTGGGGGTAAATTTTTGTTGCGGTTGGGTGACATCTGCAATAGTTAATTTTTGGCTGGGATCTACTAAAATTTCTAAATATTTTCCCAGTTGATATTTTCCCTGTTCGTCATTTAAGACTACAGTATTTGTCAAGGAGGAGTTGGTAGCTTTTACAGGTAAGTAAATTTCCCATACCAGTAAGTAGCCAAGCAATAATATTAACAGGCATGATATACTTATACAATACCTCAGTAGTTTAGGTAATTTAAATATTTTACGCATTTTTATTGACAAAAATAAAATATTGTTATTATCGGCTTTCCGCAATTCAAAATGTAATACAGTAATACTTCAATTATTTTTACAAAAAATATTGACATAATTCAGTATTTAAACGTATAAACTACAGACCTTTGGCGATAGCGAAGCGCTGCTGCAAGCAGTTCGCTATTCAACGACCATTAACCCCAATTGTTGTAGTCTTTGTATGTTACAAAACGAAGTGCGGAATGTGGGTTATTTTATCAAATAAACAATTATCTCTGTTAATCTAATTAACTTTCTTCATAAATAAAATTACTGGATCGGGAATTTCTTGATCCCTAAATACAAAGTTGTGAGCATCTACAATTTGATATTGTTCAGAATTAAATTCACCGTTAACAGTAATGACTAAAGCTTCAATTAATGCTTTTGCTTTCAACAACATTTCTTCTAGTTCTGCTTGAGAGTTTGACAAAGCTACAATACCCCCTCCTACACCTATAGAAGTTTTTTCAGATGTTAAAATTGCAGTACGAATGACTATATTTAAATCTGCTGCACCATTACAACTTAAAAAACCAATTGCACCAGAATAAATACCTCTTGCTTTGGGTTCTAATTTATCTATAATTTCCATAGTTCTAATTTTTGGCGCACCTGTCATTGAACCACCAGGAAAAGCATTTTTAATACAGTCAATAGCATCCATTTCTGGACGTAATAAACCCCTAATTGTAGTTACTAATTGATGTACTGTACTATAGGTTTCTACATCCATTAATTTGGGAACATGAACACTAGCAACTTGACAAACTCTCCCTAAGTCATTACGCAATAAATCGACTATCATTAAATTTTCAGAACGATCTTTTTCACTATTACGTAAACTTGCTTTTAAAAGTTCATCCTCTTGGGGTGTTTTTCCCCTGGTTAATGTTCCTTTGATGGGTTTTGTTTCTACCCAACCTTGAGAGTCTATACTTAAAAATCTTTCTGGTGAAGAACAAGCAATACTGAAATTTTTATTATAGTTTCCCAACTTCAAAAAAGCTGAATAAGGTGCAGGGTTAATTTTCCGTAATGTGCGATAAAATTCTAAAGGTTCAGGTGTTACTTCTGTAGATAATTTATTCGTTAAACAAACTTGATAAGTTTCACCTTCATAAATTTCTTTTAATGATGTTTGAATATCGTCAAGATAGTTTTTTTCGATCTGTTGTAAATGAAATTTAATGGTTTTGTTTTTTTGCTGTGCAGGTTTAATGATTGGTTTTAATAATGACAAACTTTGTAATTTTAATTCTGTCTCTAAAAACCATGATTTTGCAGTTTCTTCTTCTGTGCTTAAACAGACTAAATAAATAACTTGTTCCTGATGATCAAAAGCAATGATTCTATCTGCTAAAATAAACACAGCATCAGGTAAATTAGACTTATGTCCTAAATTTCCTCCACATTCTGCTTTTAATTCATATCCAAAATAACCCACAAAACCGCAGTTAAAATTAAAGGGTAATTCTTCATTTACAAAATGTCTATTTTTAATTTCTCGTTGTAAATAATCAAAGATACTTTCTTGATAAGTTGTTATTTTATCACCTTGAGTAATTTTAATTTCTTTATTTTCTGTCCAGTATTCAACTAATAAACTATGAATACCACTATTATCTCCCATAAAGGAAAAGCGAGATAACCCAGGTTCATATCTACTACTATCTAACCAAAAGCTATTTACCTTGTCACCAAAAAGCTGTGTAAATACCTGTTCTGCATCAGGATATATATCTAATTTTTTACTATAAACTTGATATTGTTTCTGTTGCTGATTTTGATTTTTTTTGGGTAAAAATATATTTCTCTTATCTATGTTTTCGGGAATTTGAGAATTATAGAATTTGGCAGTTATATTTCTAAAGTTTTTAAAAATCTCTTTTCCGTATTCAGTACAAATTGATTCAGGATGAAATTGTACACCCCAAAAAGGTAAATGTCGATGACGCAAACCCATGACTACACCTTCTGGAGTCCAAGCAATTTTTTCTAAACATTCGGGTATGTCATCCGCAACAACTAAGGAATTATAACAAACAGCTAAAAATGAAGGTGGTAAACCTTGAAATAATTCACAATTATTGTGATAAACTTCACTCAATCTACCATGTTTAATTTCTGGTGCATGAATAATTTTACCACCATAAAAATAACCTAAACCTTGATGTCCTAAACAGACACCCAAAACAGGAATTTTGAGACTTTTTAAAACTTGACCACAAATACCAAAATCTTCTATTTTTTCTGGTCTACCGGGACCTGGAGAAATGACCACATTATCAAAATTAATCTTGGTCAAATTTTCCCAGTCAACTTCATCATTACGGATGACAATAGGATTTTCTCCATTTACCTCCGCAATGAATTGATATAAATTAAAGGTGTAAGAATCATAATTATCAATGATTAATGTTTTCACGAATAGGTGACAGGTGACAGTAATAAGGGAATGGTGATAACTCAACTAACTTTGAGATAATCTTTTTACATCTTTACCCTTTAACATTGCATTTGCTTTAGCTAACATTTGGGGGATTTTCTCAGCATGAGGACTATTAATTAAACATCCTCTCAAATCTAATTCATCTAATTTATCTGCTTGATTACCAGGAAACCAGTGATTACCATTACCTAATAGATTATAACGCATTTTTCCATACTCCACCATATCATAAGCTAAAGCTAAATTCAACAACCATAACACAAATTTAATATTAATTTGTCCTGGTGTTTCTTCCCAACTTGGTAAATTTTGATCCCAAGATTTTACCCAATCTTCCCCTAAAACATCTATAGCAGCATTTTCTAACCTGGTGATAATTGGAGGTAAGATTTCATCAGCTTTGTCTAATAATTCTAAGGTTTTTAAATGTTCATCAAAATCACTGGGTTTTGCAGCACCAATACTTAATGTATTTACTTGGGGATGACTTAAACAAAACAAATCATTAAACACCATTGGACTTAATGGTTGACAAAGATTAACCAACTTTTCAGAAGGTTGATATAACAAACCTCCTTTATTAGAAGGACTGATAATAAACACCCCCATATCTAACTTATTAGCAGCTTCAATCGCTGACCAATTCCATTGATTTATATAATACCAATGCAGGTTAATATAATCAAATTGATTGGTATTAATTGCCTGTAAAATTATATCTAAAGGTGCATGAGTTGAAAAACCGATAAATCTGACTTTTCCTTCTTTTTGTAGTTCCTTAGCAACTTCTAAACAACCACCATCACCAAGACTATAATTTAAAAATTCAGCATTATTAATACCATGTAAACCTAATAAATCAACATAGTCTAAATTGAGATATGATAAAGATGTTTCAAATGTTTTTCTAAATTCTTTTCCATCTGCAAATGGAGGAACTTTTGTTTGAATAATCAACTTTTCTCGTGCCAATTTAGGCAATATTTGACCTAACTGCATTTCCGAAGTACCATAAAATCGTGCAGTTTCAATATGATTAATACCCAACTCAACAGCACGACGAATAATAGCTTCTAAATTATCCTGATTATCTGAAGGAATTTCCTCTAGTTTAACATCTTGCCATTTAAATTGATAGCGCATTCCTCCACAGGAAAACACCGGCATTTGTAAATTTGTACGTCCAAATCTTCTGTATAACATCGCGTAATTTTAGATTTTAGATGACGATAGTATAAGTTGAAAACAGCAATATCTTTGCGCCTTTGCGTCTACCCTGCGGGATCTCCTAACGGAGATTGCGTGAGCTTTTCTCATAGGTGGGAAAAACCCACCCTTTTCATTTTAGCTACATTTGACGAACAACAGGTTGACCATCAATAACTTCACCAATTAAAACCTGACTGACACAGTTAACAAAGATGCCATTTTCCAAAACACCGGGAATATTATTCAGTGTTGTTTCCAAAGTTACAGGATCATCAATACTATCAAATCTGACATCTACCACCATGTTACCTTGGTCAGTGATGACTGGACCTGCTTTTTTCACACCCATACGTAATTCTGGCTGACCACCGAGTTTTTTGATAGCATTAATTACAGGAGTGATAGCCATCGGAATTACTTCCACGGGTACTGCAAAAACAGAACCCAAACGGTCAACCAACTTACCGCTATCAACCACCACAATAAATTCTTTTGCTAAATAATCTACCACTTTTTCGCGGGTATGAGCAGCACCACCACCTTTAATCAAGTTTTTATGGGGGTCAACTTCATCAGCACCATCAATAGCGATATCAATATGATCAATAGCGTCTAAAGTGGTGAGAGGAACACCGTACTGTTTTGCTAACACTTCCGACTGAAAAGAAGTAGGGATACCGACAATATCTTTGAGTTCACCAGACTTGAGGCGATCGCCCAAAAACTGTATAGTATAAGCTGTAGTTGAACCCGTACCCAACCCAACAATAGAACCTGATTTTACTAGGTTCGCTGCTGCTTTACCAACTTCTTGCTTCATTAACTTTACGGGATCTGCTGATACGGACATTCTCAACTCCTGAAAATTTCACAACAT contains:
- the pabB gene encoding aminodeoxychorismate synthase component I encodes the protein MKTLIIDNYDSYTFNLYQFIAEVNGENPIVIRNDEVDWENLTKINFDNVVISPGPGRPEKIEDFGICGQVLKSLKIPVLGVCLGHQGLGYFYGGKIIHAPEIKHGRLSEVYHNNCELFQGLPPSFLAVCYNSLVVADDIPECLEKIAWTPEGVVMGLRHRHLPFWGVQFHPESICTEYGKEIFKNFRNITAKFYNSQIPENIDKRNIFLPKKNQNQQQKQYQVYSKKLDIYPDAEQVFTQLFGDKVNSFWLDSSRYEPGLSRFSFMGDNSGIHSLLVEYWTENKEIKITQGDKITTYQESIFDYLQREIKNRHFVNEELPFNFNCGFVGYFGYELKAECGGNLGHKSNLPDAVFILADRIIAFDHQEQVIYLVCLSTEEETAKSWFLETELKLQSLSLLKPIIKPAQQKNKTIKFHLQQIEKNYLDDIQTSLKEIYEGETYQVCLTNKLSTEVTPEPLEFYRTLRKINPAPYSAFLKLGNYNKNFSIACSSPERFLSIDSQGWVETKPIKGTLTRGKTPQEDELLKASLRNSEKDRSENLMIVDLLRNDLGRVCQVASVHVPKLMDVETYSTVHQLVTTIRGLLRPEMDAIDCIKNAFPGGSMTGAPKIRTMEIIDKLEPKARGIYSGAIGFLSCNGAADLNIVIRTAILTSEKTSIGVGGGIVALSNSQAELEEMLLKAKALIEALVITVNGEFNSEQYQIVDAHNFVFRDQEIPDPVILFMKKVN
- a CDS encoding aldo/keto reductase, encoding MLYRRFGRTNLQMPVFSCGGMRYQFKWQDVKLEEIPSDNQDNLEAIIRRAVELGINHIETARFYGTSEMQLGQILPKLAREKLIIQTKVPPFADGKEFRKTFETSLSYLNLDYVDLLGLHGINNAEFLNYSLGDGGCLEVAKELQKEGKVRFIGFSTHAPLDIILQAINTNQFDYINLHWYYINQWNWSAIEAANKLDMGVFIISPSNKGGLLYQPSEKLVNLCQPLSPMVFNDLFCLSHPQVNTLSIGAAKPSDFDEHLKTLELLDKADEILPPIITRLENAAIDVLGEDWVKSWDQNLPSWEETPGQINIKFVLWLLNLALAYDMVEYGKMRYNLLGNGNHWFPGNQADKLDELDLRGCLINSPHAEKIPQMLAKANAMLKGKDVKRLSQS
- the rpiA gene encoding ribose-5-phosphate isomerase RpiA, giving the protein MSVSADPVKLMKQEVGKAAANLVKSGSIVGLGTGSTTAYTIQFLGDRLKSGELKDIVGIPTSFQSEVLAKQYGVPLTTLDAIDHIDIAIDGADEVDPHKNLIKGGGAAHTREKVVDYLAKEFIVVVDSGKLVDRLGSVFAVPVEVIPMAITPVINAIKKLGGQPELRMGVKKAGPVITDQGNMVVDVRFDSIDDPVTLETTLNNIPGVLENGIFVNCVSQVLIGEVIDGQPVVRQM